In Streptomyces sp. NBC_00091, the following proteins share a genomic window:
- a CDS encoding ABC transporter ATP-binding protein yields MMVVRDLRKSFGSGANAVHALRGVSFEARRGELTALKGRSGSGKTTLLNLAGGLDTPTSGSVELDGTDLSTLDESGLLALRRDRIGFVFQSFGLIPVLTAAENVGVPMRMRKIPARQREERVRTLLALVGLAEHAGQRPGELSGGQQQRVALARALANEPALIIADEPTGQLDSETGRSIMRLLRAVVRSEGVTALVATHDPQLMELADRVVELRDGQVVEPAAPSH; encoded by the coding sequence ATGATGGTGGTGCGCGATCTCCGCAAGAGCTTCGGCAGCGGCGCCAACGCCGTACACGCCCTGCGCGGGGTCTCGTTCGAGGCGCGGCGCGGTGAACTCACCGCGCTCAAAGGCCGGTCGGGCTCGGGCAAGACCACCCTGCTGAACCTGGCCGGCGGCCTCGACACCCCGACCTCGGGCTCCGTCGAACTCGACGGCACCGACCTGTCCACCCTCGACGAGAGCGGTCTGCTCGCGCTGCGCCGCGACCGCATCGGCTTCGTGTTCCAGTCGTTCGGGCTGATCCCGGTGCTCACCGCCGCCGAGAACGTCGGGGTCCCGATGCGGATGCGCAAGATCCCGGCCCGGCAGCGCGAGGAACGCGTCCGCACCCTGCTGGCCCTGGTCGGCCTGGCCGAACACGCCGGACAGCGCCCCGGGGAACTCTCCGGCGGTCAGCAGCAGCGCGTGGCCCTGGCCCGCGCGCTGGCCAACGAACCCGCCCTGATCATCGCCGACGAGCCCACCGGCCAGCTGGACTCCGAGACGGGCCGCTCCATCATGCGGCTGCTGCGCGCGGTGGTCCGCAGCGAGGGCGTCACCGCCCTGGTCGCCACCCACGATCCGCAGCTGATGGAACTCGCCGACCGGGTGGTCGAGTTGCGCGACGGCCAGGTCGTCGAGCCGGCCGCGCCTTCGCACTGA
- a CDS encoding FtsX-like permease family protein — MIGFVVRRLRGRLPLAAAVLLAALITTTTLTALLAFTRGVGDAGVRQALANPAGRSNTAVVLSGEHPVAARSGDDTAVRGFADGLFGSVPVGVESLARSRSYGLPGTRAPGKEPDLTLLAALDPGRVRLLAGQWPEAVGDRPGRVPVAVPQAALNRLGLTGQPLPAEVRLEDRYGGAPLTVLVTGVYRAAEPDAPYWQLDPLGGREVQVGSFTSYGPLLVHDSAFTAGALVQNSRATLLTPDFRSARASDVARIRPLAPETNTKGPSGLTVTTGLRDFLGALETGQRVARSTLLVGALQLAVLAGAALLLVAHLLTERQEPERILLTARGASRRRLGALSAAEALLLALPSAVLAPLLTPPLLRLTGRYGPLAEAPVETGEAWLLWPVAAGCALSCVLLTTLPALLRGATAAVLRRAGRRAAVVSGAARSGLDLAVVALAVLAYRQLDRYSGSGAGAGGELGVDPVLVAAPTLALCAGTLLVLRLLPFAARLGGRIAARGRGLGPALVGWQLARRPGRATGPVLLLVLSVSSGILALGQHTAWSASQRDQAEFATAGGLRITGSEVAAAGRGGRYAALPGGDRMIPVVRSAHGLPGGTTGELLALDAAAVARRVPLRADLRDGKPMEKLFAPLAADAPGSAGIVLPGRPQRIDLEVSLRASGASGGARLGVLLRDRFGLTYRAPMQTLPENGEGTLSVDVAALAGAPLGAAAEPLSIAGLTLSYGAGTGWLNRPDGRSAVDAEVALRRVSVTETAGGPAVPVQAAAPAWNLVAPVLGTDTPAARLLPADGALLRLRYTGAPMNSYDLSLSAGGPAAAELPGIATRAYLTAVGAEVGDRIPVLLGSATVPVRVTAAVGALPASGDRAVAVDLATAGRLLAATDGQALPGADEWWLPAASASDPAPARAAAELRAGAGSHRVLLREEVAAGLLNDPLSAGPRIALAALALSSAVLAAIGFAASSAAAARQRGRESAVLLALGAPRRGLARAAAAEGLVLVALGTGVGLAVGAAIVHLTVPLMVLTPAAQRPVPAVLVDLPNLRTLLLAAVIAAVPLLSAVLGGRGDRTSRGAAARLRHVEEI; from the coding sequence ATGATCGGCTTCGTCGTGCGCCGGCTGCGCGGGCGACTGCCGCTCGCCGCCGCCGTGTTGCTCGCCGCGCTCATCACCACGACCACGCTGACCGCGCTCCTCGCCTTCACCCGGGGTGTGGGCGACGCCGGTGTGCGGCAGGCGCTGGCGAACCCGGCCGGCCGGTCGAACACCGCCGTGGTCCTCTCCGGCGAGCACCCGGTGGCCGCCCGGTCCGGGGACGACACGGCCGTACGGGGCTTCGCGGACGGCCTGTTCGGGAGCGTGCCCGTCGGTGTCGAGAGCCTGGCGCGCAGCCGTTCGTACGGTCTGCCGGGCACCCGCGCCCCCGGCAAGGAGCCCGACCTGACCCTGCTCGCCGCCCTCGACCCGGGCCGCGTACGGCTCCTCGCGGGCCAGTGGCCCGAGGCCGTCGGGGACCGCCCGGGGCGCGTCCCGGTGGCCGTGCCCCAGGCCGCGCTGAACCGGCTCGGGCTGACCGGACAGCCCCTGCCGGCCGAGGTCCGGCTGGAGGACCGCTACGGCGGGGCGCCCCTGACCGTACTCGTCACCGGCGTCTACCGGGCGGCCGAGCCGGACGCCCCGTACTGGCAGCTCGATCCGCTCGGCGGGCGCGAGGTGCAGGTCGGCTCCTTCACCAGCTACGGCCCGCTGCTCGTCCACGACTCCGCCTTCACCGCCGGCGCCCTCGTGCAGAACAGCCGCGCCACCCTGCTGACCCCCGACTTCCGCTCCGCACGCGCCTCCGACGTCGCCCGGATCCGCCCCCTGGCACCGGAGACCAACACCAAGGGCCCCTCCGGCCTCACGGTCACCACCGGACTGCGGGACTTCCTCGGCGCGTTGGAGACGGGACAGCGCGTGGCCCGCTCCACCCTGCTGGTCGGGGCGCTCCAGCTGGCGGTGCTGGCCGGGGCCGCCCTGCTGCTGGTCGCCCACCTGTTGACGGAACGTCAGGAGCCGGAGCGGATCCTGCTGACGGCCCGCGGCGCCTCCCGCCGCCGGCTCGGGGCGCTCTCGGCGGCCGAGGCGCTGCTGCTCGCCCTGCCCTCGGCGGTCCTGGCCCCGCTGCTGACCCCGCCGCTGCTGCGCCTGACGGGCCGCTACGGGCCGCTGGCCGAGGCCCCCGTCGAGACCGGGGAGGCATGGCTGCTCTGGCCGGTCGCGGCCGGCTGCGCCCTCTCGTGCGTCCTGCTGACCACCCTGCCCGCCCTCCTGCGCGGGGCCACGGCCGCCGTGCTGCGCCGGGCCGGGCGCCGGGCGGCCGTGGTGTCGGGGGCCGCCCGCTCCGGCCTCGACCTCGCGGTGGTGGCGCTCGCCGTCCTCGCGTACCGCCAGCTCGACCGCTACAGCGGGAGCGGCGCCGGGGCGGGCGGCGAACTCGGCGTCGACCCGGTCCTGGTGGCCGCGCCCACCCTGGCCCTGTGCGCGGGCACCCTCCTGGTGCTGCGGCTGCTGCCCTTCGCCGCGCGGCTCGGCGGCCGGATCGCCGCCCGGGGCCGCGGGCTCGGCCCGGCGCTCGTAGGCTGGCAGCTCGCCCGGCGCCCCGGCCGGGCCACCGGGCCCGTCCTGCTGCTGGTGCTCTCGGTGTCCAGCGGCATCCTCGCCCTCGGCCAGCACACCGCGTGGTCCGCCTCGCAGCGCGACCAGGCTGAGTTCGCCACCGCCGGCGGGCTGCGGATCACCGGCAGCGAGGTGGCCGCGGCCGGCCGGGGCGGCCGGTACGCGGCCCTGCCGGGCGGCGACCGGATGATCCCGGTGGTGCGCTCCGCGCACGGGCTGCCGGGCGGTACCACCGGGGAGCTGCTCGCGCTGGACGCCGCCGCCGTCGCGCGGCGGGTGCCGCTGCGGGCCGACCTGCGGGACGGGAAGCCGATGGAGAAGCTGTTCGCCCCGCTGGCGGCCGACGCCCCGGGCAGCGCGGGCATCGTCCTGCCCGGCCGGCCGCAGCGGATCGACCTCGAGGTGTCGCTGCGGGCCTCCGGCGCGAGCGGCGGCGCCCGGCTGGGCGTACTGCTGCGCGACCGGTTCGGGCTGACCTACCGGGCGCCGATGCAGACGCTGCCGGAGAACGGCGAGGGCACCCTCTCCGTGGACGTCGCGGCGCTGGCCGGGGCCCCGCTCGGGGCGGCCGCCGAACCCCTGTCCATCGCGGGGCTCACCCTGTCGTACGGGGCCGGGACCGGCTGGCTCAACCGGCCGGACGGCAGGTCGGCGGTCGACGCGGAAGTGGCGCTGCGCCGGGTCTCGGTCACGGAGACGGCGGGCGGCCCGGCCGTCCCCGTCCAGGCCGCCGCGCCCGCCTGGAACCTGGTGGCCCCGGTCCTGGGGACGGACACCCCGGCCGCCCGGCTGCTGCCGGCCGACGGCGCGTTGCTGCGCCTGCGGTACACGGGCGCCCCGATGAACAGCTACGACCTCAGCCTCAGCGCCGGCGGGCCGGCCGCCGCCGAGCTGCCGGGCATCGCCACCCGCGCCTATCTGACCGCCGTCGGGGCCGAGGTCGGCGACCGGATCCCGGTGCTGCTCGGCTCGGCCACCGTCCCGGTCCGGGTCACCGCCGCCGTCGGAGCCCTGCCCGCGTCCGGCGACCGGGCGGTGGCCGTCGACCTCGCCACCGCCGGGCGGCTGCTCGCGGCCACCGACGGGCAGGCCCTGCCCGGCGCCGACGAGTGGTGGCTGCCCGCGGCCTCCGCCTCCGACCCCGCGCCCGCGCGGGCCGCCGCCGAACTGCGGGCGGGGGCCGGCTCGCACCGGGTCCTGCTGCGCGAGGAGGTGGCCGCCGGGCTGCTGAACGACCCGCTGAGCGCCGGCCCCCGCATCGCGCTGGCCGCGCTCGCCCTGTCCAGCGCGGTCCTGGCCGCCATCGGCTTCGCCGCCTCCTCGGCGGCGGCCGCGCGCCAGCGGGGCCGGGAGTCCGCGGTCCTCCTGGCCCTCGGAGCGCCCCGGCGGGGCCTGGCCCGGGCGGCCGCCGCCGAGGGCCTGGTCCTGGTCGCACTCGGGACCGGGGTGGGACTGGCGGTGGGCGCGGCCATCGTGCACCTGACGGTGCCGCTGATGGTGCTCACCCCCGCCGCGCAGCGCCCGGTGCCGGCGGTCCTGGTGGACCTGCCGAACCTGCGGACCCTGCTGCTGGCCGCCGTCATCGCCGCGGTGCCGCTGCTGTCGGCGGTGCTCGGCGGCCGCGGCGACCGCACGTCCCGGGGCGCCGCCGCCCGTCTGCGCCACGTGGAGGAGATATGA